In Xenorhabdus nematophila ATCC 19061, one DNA window encodes the following:
- the hisL gene encoding his operon leader peptide, with product MNRIQFNHHHHHHPD from the coding sequence ATGAACCGTATTCAATTTAACCATCATCATCACCATCATCCTGACTAG
- the ybjG gene encoding undecaprenyl-diphosphate phosphatase gives MLEQLNHDLFTFINATPDSSSTMIWIAVFIAKYCVFIYPITLAICWLWGREETITSQRIVVSKSCIAFTLGIIMSYTLGVVVPHARPFVEGFGHNFLYHAPTESFPSNHGTAVFTFALAFLFWHRLWSGLCLIVLACAIAWSRIYVGIHWPIDMIGAFLVSLLACALSQICWNLYGQHLQSKLIQLYQFCGAFFIRKGWIRN, from the coding sequence TTGCTAGAACAACTTAACCATGATTTGTTTACTTTTATCAATGCAACGCCAGATTCATCATCAACTATGATTTGGATCGCTGTCTTTATCGCGAAGTATTGCGTATTTATTTACCCTATCACATTAGCCATTTGCTGGCTTTGGGGAAGAGAAGAAACTATCACATCTCAACGCATTGTCGTCAGTAAATCCTGTATTGCTTTCACTTTGGGGATAATAATGTCATACACTCTTGGCGTAGTTGTTCCTCATGCACGACCTTTTGTTGAAGGATTTGGTCATAATTTTCTCTACCATGCCCCTACAGAGTCTTTTCCCAGTAATCACGGCACAGCAGTATTTACTTTTGCATTAGCCTTTCTCTTCTGGCACCGCCTGTGGTCAGGTTTGTGTTTAATCGTTCTTGCCTGTGCAATTGCCTGGTCCCGGATTTATGTGGGTATTCATTGGCCAATAGATATGATTGGGGCGTTTTTAGTCAGCTTACTAGCGTGTGCACTTTCCCAGATATGCTGGAATCTATACGGTCAGCATTTGCAAAGTAAACTTATTCAACTTTATCAATTCTGTGGTGCATTTTTTATCCGAAAAGGATGGATAAGAAATTAA
- a CDS encoding NAD-dependent epimerase/dehydratase family protein, translating to MRKISIIGLGWLGMPLAQALQSSGMQVVGSKTTTDGVEAACKCGIDCYLLNLNPQIICEADDIDQLMSVDVLVVMLPVSGIDGSEGGYIKAVQLIVDTALSYSVPRIIFTSSTSVYGSSSGHLNEDNPLYPETLSARALVELENWLHQLPNTSVDVLRLAGLVGNGRHAGRFLSGRKAVQGGDKVVNLVHQDDVISAIKLLIQQPEGGHIYNLCAPIHPKRSEFYPLASRQLDLAPPEFLQSENKDVESKIIDGSRICRELGFEYQFPDPGRMPMS from the coding sequence GTGAGAAAAATTTCCATTATCGGATTAGGTTGGTTAGGTATGCCATTGGCACAAGCACTGCAAAGCAGTGGTATGCAGGTTGTTGGCAGTAAAACAACAACGGATGGTGTTGAAGCTGCATGTAAGTGCGGTATAGATTGTTATCTATTGAACTTAAACCCTCAGATTATCTGTGAAGCGGATGATATTGATCAGTTAATGTCCGTTGATGTATTGGTGGTAATGCTACCCGTTAGCGGCATTGATGGTAGCGAAGGAGGATATATTAAAGCGGTACAACTGATTGTTGATACAGCACTTTCTTACTCAGTTCCCCGAATTATTTTCACCAGTTCAACTTCAGTTTATGGTTCTTCTTCAGGTCATCTTAATGAGGACAACCCGTTGTATCCTGAAACACTCTCGGCAAGAGCATTAGTTGAATTGGAAAATTGGCTGCATCAATTACCCAATACATCAGTTGATGTATTACGTTTGGCTGGTTTGGTAGGCAATGGTCGTCATGCCGGGCGTTTTCTCTCCGGTCGCAAAGCGGTTCAAGGCGGGGATAAGGTGGTAAATCTGGTTCATCAGGATGATGTCATTTCTGCGATTAAACTTCTTATCCAACAACCGGAAGGTGGGCATATTTATAATTTGTGTGCACCAATACACCCTAAAAGATCAGAATTTTATCCGTTAGCCAGCCGTCAACTTGATTTGGCTCCGCCTGAATTTTTACAGTCAGAAAATAAGGATGTTGAAAGTAAGATAATCGACGGCAGCCGTATCTGTCGGGAACTGGGATTTGAGTATCAGTTTCCAGATCCCGGCAGGATGCCAATGAGTTAA
- the artM gene encoding arginine ABC transporter permease ArtM: MFEYIRDILPGLQTSLSLTFTALLTAFILSVVLTMILTIKLPVVSQLVKGYITLFTGTPLLVQFFLIYYGPGQFPSIKEYPWLWQLISEPWLCAMVTLALNSAAYSTQLFYGAVKAIPAGQWQSCQALGMSKIHSMRILLPYAFKRALSSYSNEVILIFKSTSLASTITLLDIMGYSQLQFGRSYDVTVFVAAGIIYLCINGLLTLLMRMLEQRALSFEHRN; the protein is encoded by the coding sequence ATGTTTGAATATATCAGGGATATTTTACCAGGATTGCAAACCAGCCTCAGTCTGACGTTCACGGCACTACTGACAGCATTCATATTGTCGGTTGTTTTGACCATGATTCTGACAATAAAACTACCCGTAGTTTCCCAATTGGTAAAAGGTTATATCACGTTATTTACCGGAACTCCTCTCCTCGTTCAGTTTTTCCTCATTTATTACGGCCCGGGGCAATTTCCGTCAATCAAAGAATATCCGTGGTTATGGCAACTCATATCAGAACCTTGGCTCTGTGCAATGGTTACTCTGGCATTGAATAGTGCAGCCTACTCGACTCAGTTATTTTATGGCGCAGTTAAAGCAATTCCAGCAGGACAATGGCAATCTTGTCAGGCCCTTGGTATGTCTAAGATTCACTCTATGCGCATTTTGTTACCTTATGCTTTCAAGAGGGCACTCTCTTCCTATTCGAATGAGGTCATCCTGATATTTAAAAGCACTTCCCTTGCCAGTACCATCACCTTATTGGATATCATGGGATACAGCCAACTTCAATTCGGGCGTAGCTACGATGTCACTGTATTTGTTGCCGCTGGGATTATTTATCTTTGCATTAATGGTCTTCTGACCTTGCTCATGCGTATGCTTGAGCAGCGAGCCTTATCATTTGAACATCGAAATTAA
- a CDS encoding glutathione S-transferase family protein, which yields MLTVWGRKNSSNVKKVLWCLEELNVPYQQVDIGGKFGKLNEPEYLRMNPNAVIPCLQEGDFILWESNVIVRYIAAKFGQDSLYPTDLQERASVEKWMDWVSCNMFPPIKQLMINVVRTPKDQQNPEIISQILSEIKSLLKMVDNTLGNQPYLSGDKFGMADIALAPLVYPWLNVEVERPSLPNLERWYQLLTKRPAFQKIVMIEIN from the coding sequence ATGCTGACAGTCTGGGGTCGTAAAAACTCATCAAACGTAAAAAAAGTCCTTTGGTGTCTGGAAGAATTAAACGTTCCATATCAACAAGTTGATATAGGCGGAAAATTTGGTAAGCTCAACGAGCCCGAATACTTGCGTATGAATCCCAATGCAGTTATCCCATGTTTGCAAGAAGGGGATTTTATTCTGTGGGAGTCAAACGTCATTGTGCGTTATATTGCGGCAAAATTTGGCCAAGATAGCCTCTATCCTACCGATCTTCAAGAAAGAGCCAGTGTTGAAAAATGGATGGATTGGGTAAGCTGTAATATGTTTCCACCCATTAAACAGCTTATGATCAATGTCGTAAGAACACCAAAAGATCAGCAAAATCCGGAAATTATCTCTCAAATTTTATCAGAAATTAAAAGTTTACTGAAAATGGTTGATAACACACTCGGCAATCAACCCTATCTTTCTGGAGATAAATTTGGCATGGCTGATATTGCCCTGGCTCCATTAGTTTACCCTTGGTTAAACGTGGAAGTAGAGCGCCCATCACTGCCAAATTTAGAACGCTGGTATCAATTACTGACCAAAAGACCTGCTTTTCAAAAAATTGTCATGATTGAAATAAACTAG
- a CDS encoding DUF1418 family protein produces MPKLVILLEAFGMGLLALVYLSTTDSIFYHLY; encoded by the coding sequence ATGCCTAAACTAGTTATCTTATTAGAGGCATTCGGAATGGGTTTATTGGCTCTGGTGTATCTGTCGACAACTGATAGCATATTCTATCACCTTTATTAA
- a CDS encoding serine hydrolase: MKKRRQTPVIKSFAVGLSVFWLSSVNVYAMDEPAVPEIDARAYVLMDYYSGKILASNNADERLDPASLTKMMTSYVIGLAVKSGKISTEDWVTIGKDAWATGNPVLKGSSLMFLKPGDRVKVIDLNRGIVIQSGNDASIALADYVAGSQDSFVDLMNQYSKTLGLTNTHFKTVHGLDAAGQYSTAHDMALLSQAMIRDVPEEYALNKEKEFTFNNIRQPNRNRLLWNKNMNVDGVKTGHTSGAGFNLVASATEGPMRLISVVLGAPSDRMRFSDSEKLLSWGFRFYESAKPLKASDTLMTEKVWYGTHSEAVLGVEKDTSVVVPRGQAGNLKASFTLNQASLEAPLTKNQVVGTVNFMLNDKVIDQRPLVVKEAVEEAGFFGRMWDFVVKTVSGWFKSIFS, translated from the coding sequence ATGAAAAAAAGACGACAGACACCGGTAATAAAATCTTTTGCTGTTGGTTTGAGTGTTTTTTGGCTGTCGAGTGTCAATGTATATGCAATGGATGAACCCGCAGTACCTGAAATTGATGCCAGAGCCTATGTTTTAATGGATTATTACAGTGGAAAAATCCTGGCCTCAAATAATGCTGATGAACGGTTAGACCCAGCGAGTTTGACAAAGATGATGACGAGCTATGTGATTGGGTTGGCTGTCAAATCAGGAAAAATTTCTACGGAAGATTGGGTGACCATCGGCAAAGATGCCTGGGCAACGGGGAATCCGGTGCTTAAAGGTTCATCTCTGATGTTTCTGAAGCCGGGCGACAGAGTTAAGGTCATTGATCTGAATCGTGGCATTGTGATCCAATCAGGTAATGATGCCAGTATCGCCTTGGCAGATTATGTGGCAGGTAGCCAGGATTCTTTCGTTGATTTAATGAATCAATATTCGAAAACGCTGGGATTGACAAATACTCATTTTAAGACTGTACATGGTCTGGATGCGGCAGGGCAATATAGTACAGCCCATGACATGGCACTTTTGAGCCAAGCCATGATCCGTGATGTACCAGAAGAATATGCGCTGAATAAAGAAAAAGAATTTACGTTTAATAATATCCGCCAGCCTAACCGTAATCGTTTGTTGTGGAATAAGAACATGAATGTGGATGGGGTGAAAACCGGGCACACGAGTGGAGCTGGCTTTAACCTTGTTGCATCGGCAACGGAAGGGCCAATGCGTCTGATTTCAGTGGTCTTGGGTGCACCCAGTGATCGAATGCGTTTCTCTGATAGCGAAAAACTTTTGTCATGGGGGTTCCGGTTTTATGAATCGGCTAAGCCATTGAAAGCTTCTGATACGCTGATGACAGAAAAAGTGTGGTATGGAACTCATTCTGAAGCTGTTTTGGGAGTGGAAAAAGATACCTCAGTAGTCGTACCTCGCGGGCAAGCAGGGAATTTGAAAGCGAGTTTTACCTTGAATCAAGCTTCCCTTGAAGCGCCGTTGACGAAGAACCAAGTCGTGGGAACAGTGAATTTTATGCTGAATGATAAAGTTATCGATCAGCGCCCATTAGTTGTCAAAGAGGCGGTAGAGGAGGCCGGTTTCTTTGGGCGTATGTGGGACTTCGTTGTAAAAACAGTGAGTGGTTGGTTTAAATCGATTTTCAGTTAA
- the artJ gene encoding arginine ABC transporter substrate-binding protein, whose amino-acid sequence MKKLLFTALLSVMALSATAAEKTTLRFATEATYPPFEFIDTNNKIQGFDIDLTNAICEKINSECTFTNQAFDSLIPSLKFRRFDALMAGIDITPERQKQVDFTHTYYDNSAIFIAIKGKFSNIADLKNKQIGIQNGTTHQKYLMEQHKEIKTVPYDSYQNAILDLKNGRIDAVFGDTAVVHEWLRKNKELVTIGNKVTDKNYFGTGLGIAVRKGNTELLNKLNKALAEIKQDGSYDTLYKKWFEQ is encoded by the coding sequence ATGAAAAAATTATTATTTACAGCCTTATTGAGTGTAATGGCACTATCAGCAACCGCCGCAGAAAAAACCACTCTCCGCTTTGCAACAGAGGCAACCTATCCTCCTTTTGAATTTATTGATACAAACAATAAAATTCAGGGATTTGATATTGACTTAACAAACGCCATATGTGAAAAAATCAACTCAGAATGTACATTCACCAATCAAGCGTTTGACAGCCTCATTCCCAGTCTCAAGTTCCGCCGTTTTGATGCTCTGATGGCAGGCATTGATATTACACCCGAGCGCCAGAAACAAGTTGATTTCACCCACACTTATTATGATAACTCTGCCATTTTCATTGCTATCAAAGGAAAATTCTCGAATATTGCTGATCTGAAAAATAAACAAATAGGAATCCAAAACGGTACTACACATCAGAAATATTTGATGGAACAACATAAAGAAATCAAAACCGTGCCTTATGACAGCTATCAGAATGCAATTCTTGATCTGAAAAATGGTCGTATTGATGCTGTGTTTGGCGATACTGCGGTTGTCCACGAATGGCTGAGAAAGAATAAAGAATTGGTTACCATTGGCAATAAGGTGACAGACAAAAATTATTTTGGTACAGGTTTAGGCATTGCCGTTCGGAAAGGCAATACCGAATTACTGAACAAACTAAACAAAGCACTCGCTGAAATTAAACAAGATGGCTCTTATGACACCCTCTATAAAAAATGGTTTGAACAATAA
- a CDS encoding HAAAP family serine/threonine permease, translating to MDTSQSGTIAATASGKSDYNTWRKSDTVWMLGLYGTAIGAGVLFLPINAGIGGLVPLIIMAILALPMTFFAHRGMCRFVLSGKSSGEDITGVVEEHFGKVAGFLITILYFFAIYPILLVYSVALTNTVESFIVHQLQMDAPPRALLALVLLLGVMSIIRFGEQTIVKAMSVLVFPFVTVLMLLALYLIPHWNTAIFDTLSLDSAMSSTSSNGLLFTLWLAIPVMVFSFNHSPIISAFAVAKREEYGEHAEKKCSRILAYAHIMMVLTVMFFVFSCVLSLSPENLAEAKAQNITILSYLANHFRVPTIEYVAPFIAFIAITKSFLGHYLGAREGFNGIVNKALSTQGKTLQHKTLNRITSLFMLVSAWVVATLNPGILNIIETLGGPVIAMILFIMPMYAISKIPAMRKYSGKASNIFVVIMGSIAISAAVYSLL from the coding sequence ATGGACACATCTCAATCAGGCACGATCGCAGCCACTGCTTCCGGCAAAAGCGATTATAATACCTGGCGTAAATCAGACACTGTATGGATGCTGGGGTTATATGGCACCGCAATTGGTGCCGGTGTTTTGTTTCTTCCCATCAATGCAGGTATTGGTGGTCTGGTCCCACTCATTATCATGGCAATACTTGCTCTTCCCATGACCTTTTTTGCTCATCGTGGAATGTGTCGTTTTGTTTTGTCTGGTAAGAGCAGCGGCGAAGATATCACCGGCGTAGTAGAAGAACATTTTGGTAAAGTTGCAGGTTTTCTGATCACCATCCTCTACTTCTTTGCCATTTATCCTATTCTGTTGGTTTATAGCGTTGCGTTGACCAACACGGTAGAGAGTTTCATTGTTCATCAGCTGCAAATGGATGCGCCACCACGTGCACTATTGGCACTAGTATTGCTGCTCGGCGTGATGAGCATCATCCGCTTCGGCGAGCAGACTATCGTCAAGGCAATGAGCGTATTGGTATTCCCATTTGTCACTGTTTTGATGCTATTGGCTCTGTATCTGATCCCACATTGGAACACCGCTATCTTTGATACCTTGTCTCTGGACAGCGCAATGTCTTCCACCAGCAGCAATGGCCTGCTGTTTACTCTGTGGCTGGCAATTCCTGTTATGGTTTTCTCTTTTAACCATTCTCCAATCATCTCTGCATTTGCAGTGGCAAAACGTGAAGAGTATGGTGAGCACGCAGAGAAAAAATGTTCACGCATTCTTGCTTACGCTCATATCATGATGGTTCTGACTGTCATGTTCTTTGTCTTCAGTTGCGTACTGAGCCTGTCACCTGAAAATCTGGCAGAAGCAAAAGCACAGAACATCACCATTCTGTCTTATCTGGCTAACCATTTCCGTGTACCAACTATTGAGTACGTTGCTCCGTTTATCGCTTTCATTGCAATCACTAAATCTTTCCTGGGCCACTATTTGGGTGCCCGTGAAGGTTTCAACGGTATTGTGAACAAGGCACTGAGCACTCAGGGTAAGACTCTTCAGCATAAAACGCTGAATCGTATCACTAGCCTCTTTATGTTAGTGAGTGCCTGGGTGGTTGCCACTCTTAACCCGGGTATCCTGAATATCATTGAAACATTGGGCGGACCAGTCATTGCCATGATCCTGTTTATCATGCCAATGTACGCCATTAGCAAAATTCCGGCTATGCGCAAATATTCTGGCAAAGCAAGCAACATCTTCGTTGTTATTATGGGAAGTATTGCCATTTCTGCTGCTGTTTATTCCCTGTTATAA
- a CDS encoding DUF1418 family protein, with product MILLGIGCLIPAAIHIIWRAVYNLSFLGIDHKKAEKNHQIVSDGEKNK from the coding sequence ATGATCTTATTGGGTATTGGTTGTTTGATACCTGCGGCTATCCATATTATCTGGCGTGCAGTCTATAATCTTTCCTTTCTGGGAATTGATCATAAGAAAGCAGAAAAAAATCATCAGATTGTTTCTGATGGCGAAAAAAACAAATAG
- a CDS encoding YbjN domain-containing protein, with the protein MDSMVIPDMSILRTWLERLKISYFENDSCSVLHLPHMQNIDGLFDAKLDFLGDVVLFSALAEVRPTAIIPLVANLSQINASSLTVKAFLDIQDENLPKLVVCQAFPVAAGMTFRQFSHFMQQGEEQIANVIFEIHSNNLLYVNHDMENEMEVEIEVEDEESLSTTTSTFTLH; encoded by the coding sequence ATGGATTCTATGGTTATTCCCGATATGTCAATATTGCGTACATGGCTTGAACGGCTCAAAATCTCTTACTTTGAGAATGATTCATGTTCAGTCTTGCATTTGCCTCATATGCAGAATATTGATGGTTTATTTGATGCTAAGCTCGATTTTTTGGGTGATGTTGTATTGTTTTCTGCTCTGGCAGAAGTTAGACCAACTGCGATAATTCCATTAGTTGCCAATTTAAGCCAGATTAATGCCAGTTCTCTCACTGTTAAGGCATTTCTTGATATTCAGGACGAGAATTTACCTAAGTTGGTTGTTTGTCAGGCATTTCCTGTTGCAGCAGGCATGACTTTCAGACAGTTTTCTCATTTTATGCAACAAGGTGAAGAACAAATTGCTAATGTGATTTTTGAAATTCACAGCAATAACCTTCTCTATGTCAATCATGACATGGAAAATGAGATGGAAGTCGAAATCGAAGTCGAAGATGAAGAATCATTGTCAACGACAACATCAACATTTACCTTGCACTAA
- a CDS encoding GrxA family glutaredoxin: MYTVIFGRPGCPYCVRAKELAEKLKANREDFDYRYVDIWAEGISKDDLSKTVGKPVETVPQIFIDEKHIGGCTDFEAYAKEHLELYTNN; this comes from the coding sequence ATGTATACTGTCATTTTTGGTCGCCCTGGTTGCCCATATTGCGTTCGAGCCAAAGAACTGGCTGAAAAATTAAAAGCAAATAGAGAAGACTTTGATTATCGTTATGTTGATATCTGGGCTGAAGGCATCAGCAAAGACGATTTATCAAAAACGGTGGGTAAACCCGTTGAAACGGTTCCTCAGATCTTCATTGATGAGAAACATATTGGCGGTTGCACTGATTTTGAAGCTTATGCTAAAGAACATCTGGAACTATATACAAATAATTAA
- the hisG gene encoding ATP phosphoribosyltransferase: protein MLDKTRLRIAIQKSGRLSDDSRALLARCGIKINLQQQRLIAFAENMPIDILRVRDDDIPGLVIDGVVDLGIIGENVLEEELLTRRAQGEDPRYLTLRRLDFGDCRLSLAAPFDYNYTGVECLQDSRIATSYPHLLKRYLDQKGIQFKSCLLNGSVEVAPRAGLADAICDLVSTGATLEANGLREVEVIYRSKACLIQRDGEMPKAKQQLIDKLMLRIQGVIQARESKYIMLHAPSDKLEEIISLLPGAERPTILPLAGAQKRVAMHMVSSETLFWETMEKLKSLGASSILVLPIEKMME from the coding sequence ATGTTGGATAAAACACGCTTACGGATAGCCATTCAAAAATCCGGTCGTCTTAGCGATGATTCACGGGCATTACTTGCACGCTGTGGCATTAAAATCAATCTGCAACAACAACGTCTAATTGCATTCGCAGAAAATATGCCTATCGACATCTTGCGTGTCCGTGATGATGATATTCCCGGCCTTGTCATCGATGGTGTTGTCGATCTAGGGATTATCGGAGAAAACGTGCTTGAAGAAGAATTACTGACACGCCGGGCACAAGGAGAAGACCCCCGTTATTTAACCTTGCGCCGTCTCGATTTCGGCGATTGCCGCCTTTCCCTCGCAGCTCCCTTTGATTACAACTATACCGGCGTGGAATGCCTGCAAGATTCCCGTATAGCGACCTCTTACCCTCACTTATTGAAGCGTTACCTCGACCAAAAAGGTATACAGTTCAAATCTTGCCTTCTCAATGGTTCGGTTGAAGTTGCTCCTCGTGCAGGATTGGCAGATGCCATCTGTGATCTGGTCTCAACAGGCGCCACACTGGAAGCCAACGGATTACGGGAAGTGGAAGTCATTTATCGTTCAAAAGCCTGTTTGATCCAACGTGATGGGGAGATGCCGAAAGCTAAACAACAGCTTATCGATAAATTGATGCTCCGAATTCAGGGTGTCATTCAAGCACGAGAATCGAAATACATCATGCTACATGCCCCCAGTGACAAACTAGAAGAGATTATTTCTCTGCTACCGGGGGCTGAGCGGCCTACCATTTTGCCACTGGCTGGCGCGCAAAAGCGGGTCGCTATGCACATGGTCAGTAGCGAAACCCTGTTTTGGGAAACGATGGAAAAACTCAAATCATTGGGTGCCAGTTCCATTTTAGTTCTGCCAATCGAAAAAATGATGGAGTAA
- the artQ gene encoding arginine ABC transporter permease ArtQ, protein MSELQSLIGAAGVTVGLAISSLVVGLVLAMLFAAWESARWKPIAFLGSCWVTLIRGLPEILVVLFIYFGSSQFLITLSEGFEVNLIVWQFKVQMDINSFDVSPFLCGVIALSLLYSAYASQTLRGALKAVPIGQWEAGQALGLSQSRIFFRLVMPQMWRHALPGLGNQWLVLLKDTALVSLISVNDLMLQTKSIATRTQEPFTWYVTVAAIYLAITLISQFILRRLEMRATRFERSIS, encoded by the coding sequence ATGAGTGAACTTCAATCTTTAATTGGCGCCGCCGGTGTTACCGTCGGCCTTGCTATCTCCTCGCTTGTGGTTGGCCTGGTTCTGGCAATGCTTTTTGCCGCATGGGAATCCGCTCGCTGGAAACCGATCGCTTTTTTAGGCTCCTGTTGGGTTACATTGATCCGCGGGCTACCTGAAATTTTAGTCGTTCTCTTTATCTATTTTGGAAGCTCGCAGTTTCTTATAACACTGTCAGAAGGTTTCGAAGTTAATCTTATCGTCTGGCAGTTTAAAGTACAGATGGACATTAACAGCTTTGATGTCAGTCCATTCCTTTGTGGCGTCATTGCTCTTTCACTTCTCTATTCTGCTTATGCTTCACAAACATTGAGGGGCGCTTTGAAAGCAGTGCCAATTGGGCAATGGGAAGCGGGCCAGGCATTAGGATTAAGTCAAAGCCGCATCTTTTTTCGTCTGGTCATGCCACAAATGTGGCGTCATGCTTTGCCCGGGCTGGGTAACCAATGGTTAGTTTTGCTGAAAGACACAGCTTTAGTTTCATTGATCAGTGTGAATGATTTGATGCTACAAACAAAAAGTATCGCAACCCGCACACAGGAACCTTTCACATGGTATGTCACCGTTGCCGCTATCTATTTGGCAATTACACTGATAAGTCAATTCATTCTCAGACGGCTTGAAATGCGCGCCACACGTTTTGAACGGAGTATTTCATAA
- the rlmC gene encoding 23S rRNA (uracil(747)-C(5))-methyltransferase RlmC: MQCVQYTAGHCHSCQWLDKSYSHQLSDKQKHLKQLLQETSVTHWLSPVMSKTSGFRNKAKMVVNGSVERPLLGMLHRDGRTVDLCDCPLYPQHFQAVFEVIKVFIAKAGLVPYNVERRKGELKYILLTESRANNEMMLRFVLRSETKLAQLERVLPWLQEQLPQLTVISANIQPTHMAILEGEKEIIFTGQTMLKETFNGIPLYIRPRSFFQTNPDIASELYATAGRWVRELNISSMWDLFCGAGGFGLHCADKETKLTGIEISAEAIDCAKSSAKSLGLKSVEFQALDSTHFALEKAKIPELVLVNPPRRGIGKELCEYLSRMAPKFVLYSSCNAETMAKDIAMLKQYRIEKVQLFDMFPHTEHYETLALLILD, from the coding sequence ATGCAATGTGTGCAGTATACTGCGGGGCATTGTCACTCCTGCCAGTGGCTCGATAAGTCCTATTCACATCAATTATCTGATAAACAAAAACATTTAAAACAACTTTTACAGGAAACATCAGTAACACACTGGTTATCACCAGTAATGAGCAAGACGAGCGGATTTCGTAATAAAGCCAAGATGGTTGTGAATGGCAGTGTTGAGCGTCCTCTACTCGGTATGCTGCATCGTGATGGTAGAACGGTAGATCTTTGTGATTGTCCGTTGTATCCACAACACTTCCAGGCAGTTTTTGAAGTAATAAAAGTGTTTATTGCTAAAGCTGGTTTGGTTCCGTACAACGTAGAACGTAGGAAGGGGGAACTGAAGTATATTCTTCTGACAGAAAGTCGTGCCAACAACGAAATGATGTTGCGGTTCGTTTTGCGTTCAGAAACAAAATTAGCTCAGTTAGAGCGGGTACTGCCGTGGTTGCAGGAACAATTACCGCAATTGACAGTGATTTCCGCTAATATCCAGCCGACTCATATGGCAATACTGGAAGGTGAAAAAGAAATTATTTTCACTGGCCAGACAATGTTAAAGGAAACTTTTAACGGTATCCCATTGTATATTCGTCCGCGTAGTTTTTTCCAGACTAACCCAGATATAGCCTCAGAACTGTATGCAACAGCGGGGCGTTGGGTTAGAGAATTGAATATCAGCAGCATGTGGGATCTGTTTTGTGGTGCGGGTGGCTTTGGTCTGCATTGTGCGGATAAAGAGACTAAGTTAACGGGGATTGAGATTAGTGCAGAGGCTATTGATTGCGCTAAAAGTTCAGCCAAAAGTCTGGGGCTGAAATCAGTGGAGTTTCAGGCGTTGGATTCTACTCATTTTGCCCTTGAGAAAGCAAAAATACCAGAGTTGGTATTGGTTAATCCTCCCCGCAGAGGTATTGGTAAAGAACTTTGTGAATATCTTAGCCGGATGGCACCTAAGTTTGTGCTTTATTCAAGTTGTAACGCTGAAACGATGGCAAAAGATATTGCTATGCTCAAGCAATATCGAATAGAAAAAGTGCAATTATTCGATATGTTTCCTCATACAGAACATTATGAAACATTGGCATTATTGATCCTTGATTGA